DNA from Paraburkholderia sp. BL10I2N1:
CTGAATCTGGAAGCCGGAACCGGAGCCGGTGGCCGGTGATCGTTGGCCGGGCGACCTGCAAGCCGTCAGCCCGCGAGCCAGCGCTCGCGCCAGTTACGCGCCGCCCGCTTATCGGTCACCGAAAGCTTGTACCGCGTCACCTCCGGGCCGTCGAGCTTGACCTGCGCCGTGCGAAGCTCATCGCGCCGGAACGCGTGAACCTCCACTTTTGCGCCCGGCAGATAGCGCGACAGCAACGCATCGAGATTGGAGCCTGTGACGCGCAGGCCATCGATCGCGACGAGCACGTCGCCGGCCGACAGGCCCGCCTTCTGCGCCGCGCTGCCGTCGTGCACGGCCGTCAGCGTGCAGTCCGCGCCGCCGCGCACGCGCGCGCCGAGCGAGGGCTTGCCGTTTTTGTCCGTCTCCGGCGCCATGCCCACCCCGAACGGCGCGAGCAGCGTCTCGAGCGGCAGGTCGCGCGTGCCGTGCACGCCCTGGGCGAACACCTCGACAAGATCCGCGCCCGTCGCTTCCGCGAACAGCGCCTCGATCTGTGCCTCGGAAACGCCGACCGGATTGCCGCGATAGAAATCGCGGCCAAAGCGGTGCCACAGCAGCCGCATCACGTCGTCGAGCGATTTGCGGTTGCCGGTCTGCGCGCGAATCGTCAAATCGAACGCGAGCGCGACGAGCGAGCCCTTCGTGTAATAGCTGACGATGGCATTGGGGGCATTCTCGTCCTGGCGGTAATACTTGACCCATGTGTCGAACGAGCTTTCCGCCACCGTCTGTTTCTGCCGCCCGCTGCCGCGCAGCACGCCGCCCACCACCTTGCCGAGCAGGCCGAAATAGTCATCCGGGGTGATGAGTCCGCTGCGCACCAGAATCAGATCGTCGTAGTACGAGGTGAAGCCTTCGAAGAGCCACAGCAGCGACGTGTAGTTCTCGCGCGTTAGATCGTACGGCACGAAGGCCGCCGGCTTGATGCGCTTCACATTCCACGTGTGGAAGTATTCATGGCTGCAAAGGCCCAGATAGGTCCGGTAGCCCTCGCTGGTCTCGGGCCGTCCCGTGACCGGCAGATCGGCGCGATTGCAGATCAGCGCGGTGGAAGCGCGGTGCTCGAGGCCCCCATAGCCATCGCTGACCGCCTGCGTCATGAACACGTAGCGATCGACAGGCGCCTTCTTCGATTTCGGTTCGAACAGCGCGATCTGCGCTTCGCAGACGCGCTTCAGGTCGGCGGCAAGACGGTCCATGTCGAGCGCAACCACGCGACCGGCGATGACGATATCGTGCGGCACACCGTGCGCCTTGAACGTCCCCAGCGCGAACTCGCCGAGCGTCACAGGATGATCCACGAGCTCATCGTAGTTGTGCGCGCGATACTCGCCGAAGCCGTAGCGACGTGTGCCGCGCGCCTCGGGCAGCGCGGTCGCGACGCGCCAGTTGCGGTATTCGTTGCCCGCTGGCTTCTGGATGTCGACGACACACTGCGCTTCCTCGTGCCCCACCGCCGACAGAAACACGCTCGTGCCGTTGAAGAATCCCGTCGTGTCGTCGAGATGCGCGGCACGCACCGACATATCCCACGCGTAGACCTCGTAACGCAGCGTCAGCTCGCCTTTGACCGGTGCGGCCTGCCACGACTGCTTGTCGGTTTTCTCGATGCGGACCTTGCGGCCCGCGTCATTGAAGGCGCGCAGCGTCACGATGTTGCGCGCGAATTCGCGCACCATGTAGCTCCCCGGAATCCACACGGGCAGCATGAAACGCTGGCCGGCCGGATCAGGATCGGCGACGGTGACGGTGACTTCGAACAGATGGGCGGCGGGTTGCTTCGGGACGATGGTGTAGCGGATCGGCTTCATCGGCAGGACATCAGGCAAGGGGCGTTAAAACGGCAGGAGGCGCATGACGCGCCTCCTGATCGACGACGGGCGATGCGCGCCCTCAATGTACGGCGGACAGTTCCTTGTCCAGCCGGTCGGCCGGCACGGCGCCCGGCAGGCGACGGCCGTCCGCGAGGAAGACCGTCGGCGTGCCGTTGACGTTCATCTGCTGGCCGAGCGCCAGGTTCTTGTCGATGGCGGTCGTGTCGCAACTGGCGGCTGCCGTCGGCACATGACGGTCGAGCATCCACGATTCCCACGCCTTGGCGCGATCGGCCGAACACCAGATCGCCTTCGACTTCGCCGTCGAATCGGCCGATAGCACCGGATACAGGAACGTGTAGACCGTGACGTTATCGATCGACTTCAGCGTCGTCTCGAGCTGCTTGCAGTACGGGCAGTTCGGGTCGGAGAACACGGCGATCTTGCGCGCGCCGTTACCCTTCACGACCTTCACGGCGTCGCCGAACGGCAGGTTGGCGAAGTCGATCTTGTTGGTTTCCGCGAGACGCGCTTCGGTGACGTTGGTGCGCGACTTCGCATCGACGATGTCGCCCAGCACGAGGTAGTCGCCGATTGCATCGCTATAGATGATCTGCGTGCCGAGGTTCACCTCGTACAGCCCCGCGATCGGCGATTTCGAGATGCTCTTGATCGTTGCGTCGCCAAGGCGCGGTTGCAGCGTGGCCTTCAGCTTGTCGGTGGTCTGGTCGGCCTGCGCGGAACAGCCGAGTGTGGCGGCGGCAACGGCCAGCGCCATTGTCGCGATACGGATACGTCTTTTCATGTTCGATTCCCTGAGTCAGTCGCACGCGCTGCGGCGTGCGTTCGTGTGTTCTTGTGTTCTGTGAAGCCCTGCGTGCCTGAAGTTCAGCCCAGCGCCGCCGACACCAGCCAGCGCTTGAGCAACGGCTGCGCGCCGACGAAAGCCATACCGGTATTGCGAACCGCTCGTGCAATCGTGCCCGGGACGGCGAAAAGCTTTTGCAGGCCATCGGTCGCGATCATCAGGCCGCGGATGTCCTCGCGACGCGAGCGTTCGTAGCGACGCAGCAGCACTGTGTCGCCGAGATCGCGGAATGCTTCCTTGCCGGCGATCACGTCGACGAGCGACGCCGCATCGCGCAAACCCAGATTCATGCCCTGACCGGCCAGCGGATGAATCAGATGCGCGGCGTCGCCGATGAGCGCGACACGCGGCGCGATCAACCGGTCGACGGTCTGCAGCGCGAGCGGGAAGCCTTTGGCCGGTGTCACGCACTCGAGCGCGCCAGACATGCCTTGCGTGACGCGCTCGACCTCGGCCGCGAGTTGCGCCGGATCGAGTTCCAGCAGTTCGCGCGCGTGTTGGCTGGCCGCCGACCAGACGAGCGATACATGTCCGTCCGGCAACGGCAGCAGCGCGATGATCTCGCCGTCCCTGAACCACTGGTAAGCGGTATCGCCGTGAGGGCGCGCCGCCTTGAAGTTCGCGACGACGCCCGTCTGCCTGTAATCGCGCCGGTGAACCTTCGAGCCGATCTGCGCGCGTACCCACGAATGGGCGCCATCCGCGCCGACAACCAGATCCGCCTCCAGCACATCGCCGTTCGCGAGGCCGATCGCTGCGGCGTCGGCCTTGACGTCGAGCCCCTGTGCGCGCGTATCGAGCCACGTCAGATTGGGCTGGAAACGCAGCGCAGCATCGAGCGCACGCTCGATCAGCGACGATTCGGCAATCCATGCCAGTTGCGGCACGGACGCCTGAAACGCGGAGAAATGGAGTTCGGCGGCGGCATCGCCGAACACGCGCATGTCGTAGACGGGCGCGAGGCGCGACGGATCGAGCGCCTGCCAGACGCGCAACCGCTCCAGCAGCGCTTGCGAACTGGCGGACAGCGCATAGACGCGCGCGTCGAAGGCCGCCCCGGCCGGCGGCGCCGCGCAAGGCTGCGCGAGCAGCGCGACGCGCTTGCCGCCCTGCGTCAGCGCGAGCGCCGCCGTCTTGCCGACAAGGCCGCCGCCGATCACGACGGCGTCAAAGGTCTGATGGTGAACATTCATGTACGCATTATAGCTGTGGGGATTCGCGGGGCCGGATGCGGCGTGCGCGGCATTTCCGCTCTTGTACAGGCGGCTTCCCGGACCACGGTTTTGAAGACAAACAGGCCCGGCCAGGGCCGCGGAGTTCGCCGACGGCACGGGTACGGCCCCGGACAGGGTTACAATTGCGGTTTTCGGTGACAGCCGTCACCGGCACAAGACGTCTGCCTGCGCCGCGACGTCCGGCGCTGTCCCGCTCGCGGACTTTTGCCGGCGCGCAATGTCGATACCGGAGCTGTTCGTCCGCCCGTTCGATGCTGGACCCACGTAAGGCACGTCACCACCCGATTTTTAGAGAAACTCCATGAGCCTCCAATGCGGCATCGTCGGCCTGCCTAACGTCGGCAAGTCCACCCTGTTCAACGCCCTGACCAAGGCGGGCATCGCCGCCGAAAACTATCCGTTCTGCACAATCGAGCCGAACGTCGGCATCGTTGAAGTGCCGGATGCGCGGCTTCAGGCGCTGGCCGCCATCGTCAAGCCGGAGCGCATCCTGCCGGCGGTGGTCGAATTCGTCGATATCGCGGGCCTCGTGGCCGGCGCGAGCAAGGGCGAAGGGCTCGGCAACCAGTTCCTCGCGAACATCCGCGAAACCGACGCGATTACGCACGTCGTGCGCTGCTTCGAAGACGAGAATGTGATCCACGTCGCGGGGAAGGTCGATCCGCTGTCGGATATAGAAGTCATCAACACCGAACTCGCGCTGGCTGACCTCGCGACGGTCGAAAAATCGCTGACCCGCTACGCCAAGGCTGCCAGGTCGGGCAACGACAAGGAAGCGGTCAAGCTTGCGGCCGTGCTGGAAAAGGTCCGCGCCCATCTGGATCAGGCGAGGCCAGTGCGCGCGCTCAGCCTGTCGGACGAAGATCAGGCGCTGCTCAAGCCGTTCTGCCTGATCACCGCGAAGCCGACGATGTACGTCGCCAACGTGAAGGAAAACGGCTTCGAGAACAACCCGCATCTGGACGCGGTGCGCAAGTATGCGGAAGCGGAAAAGGCGCCGGTGGTCGCGGTGTGCGCCGCGATCGAAGCGGAAATCGCCGATCTCGCCGACGAAGACAAGGAAGTGTTTCTCGCCGATATGGGCATGGAAGAGCCGGGCCTGAACCGCGTGGCCCGCGCCGCCTTCAAGCTGCTCGGCCTGCAGACGTACTTCACGGCCGGCGTGAAGGAGGTGCGCGCATGGACGATCCATATCGGCGATACGGCACCGCAGGCGGCGGGCGTGATTCACACCGATTTCGAACGCGGCTTCATTCGTGCACAGACGATCGGCTTCAATGACTTTGTGGCCTTCAAGGGCGAACAGGGCGCGAAGGAAGCGGGCAAGATGCGCGCAGAAGGCAAGGAATATGTTGTGCATGACGGCGACGTAATGAACTTCCTGTTTAACGTGTAAGGACTGCGGCGCTCTCGCCGCTCATCCCGCAAACCTCGCGGAAAACCCCGTAAGCCCAGGTGGCTACGGGGTTTTTTCATGCCTTGCAACAAGCAGACGCCGCTCGCGCGTCACCCTTTCGCTTCAGAATCGCTGGTGCTAGATTGCGGCTTTTGCAAGCCCAAAACGCCTGCTCAAGTACAGCGGCGCCGCAACCCTGCGCCAGCAAGCCACGAAATATGACC
Protein-coding regions in this window:
- the ychF gene encoding redox-regulated ATPase YchF yields the protein MSLQCGIVGLPNVGKSTLFNALTKAGIAAENYPFCTIEPNVGIVEVPDARLQALAAIVKPERILPAVVEFVDIAGLVAGASKGEGLGNQFLANIRETDAITHVVRCFEDENVIHVAGKVDPLSDIEVINTELALADLATVEKSLTRYAKAARSGNDKEAVKLAAVLEKVRAHLDQARPVRALSLSDEDQALLKPFCLITAKPTMYVANVKENGFENNPHLDAVRKYAEAEKAPVVAVCAAIEAEIADLADEDKEVFLADMGMEEPGLNRVARAAFKLLGLQTYFTAGVKEVRAWTIHIGDTAPQAAGVIHTDFERGFIRAQTIGFNDFVAFKGEQGAKEAGKMRAEGKEYVVHDGDVMNFLFNV
- a CDS encoding PDZ domain-containing protein; translation: MKPIRYTIVPKQPAAHLFEVTVTVADPDPAGQRFMLPVWIPGSYMVREFARNIVTLRAFNDAGRKVRIEKTDKQSWQAAPVKGELTLRYEVYAWDMSVRAAHLDDTTGFFNGTSVFLSAVGHEEAQCVVDIQKPAGNEYRNWRVATALPEARGTRRYGFGEYRAHNYDELVDHPVTLGEFALGTFKAHGVPHDIVIAGRVVALDMDRLAADLKRVCEAQIALFEPKSKKAPVDRYVFMTQAVSDGYGGLEHRASTALICNRADLPVTGRPETSEGYRTYLGLCSHEYFHTWNVKRIKPAAFVPYDLTRENYTSLLWLFEGFTSYYDDLILVRSGLITPDDYFGLLGKVVGGVLRGSGRQKQTVAESSFDTWVKYYRQDENAPNAIVSYYTKGSLVALAFDLTIRAQTGNRKSLDDVMRLLWHRFGRDFYRGNPVGVSEAQIEALFAEATGADLVEVFAQGVHGTRDLPLETLLAPFGVGMAPETDKNGKPSLGARVRGGADCTLTAVHDGSAAQKAGLSAGDVLVAIDGLRVTGSNLDALLSRYLPGAKVEVHAFRRDELRTAQVKLDGPEVTRYKLSVTDKRAARNWRERWLAG
- a CDS encoding DsbC family protein, with the translated sequence MKRRIRIATMALAVAAATLGCSAQADQTTDKLKATLQPRLGDATIKSISKSPIAGLYEVNLGTQIIYSDAIGDYLVLGDIVDAKSRTNVTEARLAETNKIDFANLPFGDAVKVVKGNGARKIAVFSDPNCPYCKQLETTLKSIDNVTVYTFLYPVLSADSTAKSKAIWCSADRAKAWESWMLDRHVPTAAASCDTTAIDKNLALGQQMNVNGTPTVFLADGRRLPGAVPADRLDKELSAVH
- a CDS encoding UbiH/UbiF family hydroxylase; protein product: MNVHHQTFDAVVIGGGLVGKTAALALTQGGKRVALLAQPCAAPPAGAAFDARVYALSASSQALLERLRVWQALDPSRLAPVYDMRVFGDAAAELHFSAFQASVPQLAWIAESSLIERALDAALRFQPNLTWLDTRAQGLDVKADAAAIGLANGDVLEADLVVGADGAHSWVRAQIGSKVHRRDYRQTGVVANFKAARPHGDTAYQWFRDGEIIALLPLPDGHVSLVWSAASQHARELLELDPAQLAAEVERVTQGMSGALECVTPAKGFPLALQTVDRLIAPRVALIGDAAHLIHPLAGQGMNLGLRDAASLVDVIAGKEAFRDLGDTVLLRRYERSRREDIRGLMIATDGLQKLFAVPGTIARAVRNTGMAFVGAQPLLKRWLVSAALG